A segment of the uncultured Desulfobulbus sp. genome:
GCTGGTGTTTTTTGGAACGGTTCAACAAGCCGCCACAGGCCGCCAGAATTAGTTGTCGGCAACTCGGATTGGTTTTATGGGGTAAACTTACTTAAATATCGGCCTAGAGGATTACGAGATGGTGACATTGTTGGAGTTGCTGTTAATCTTGACGATGGTAAAATCTTTTTCCGACAAAATGGAGTTTGGCTGATCAGCCAGGATGTTCGGTATCGAGAGCGCAAGAGTGGTGACCCTGCCGAACCTGATAGTGGTTTAAAAATCCCAACCAATCGTTCTTACTCAGCTGCACTATACATTAAGCCGAGAATATTCCACTTCGCAAAAATTGGATGGGTTGCAAATTTCGGTCAGAGTGAATTTGTCTTTCCCCCGCCTGCTGGGTATAGCTCTTGGGACAACAGTCTCAATAAACCAACCACTGATACTCTGAAAGTGGCTGGATCACAAAAACATCCTGGATGGCAAGCTGCAACTCCAAGAGGAGTTGATATTTCTGAAGATGGAACACAATTTCGCCATAGTGGAGAAAAGGATCCTTGGCTCACAAAGCAAGGAAAGAGTTATCTTCCAGGACGTGCAATAGCGTCAAAATCTCATTCACAAGGCAAGTGGTATTTTGAGGTTACATATCTAGATGGTGACCCAACCACTCCTGTTAGCAACGAAACTGTTCTAGGTTTACAGTCATCGTTAGCATCATATTTTAAACTGAGTAGTAGTGCTCCCGGTTGGGCAGGACGAAAAACACAGATAAATTACCAAAATAAAAAGCAGTTAAAGGATGGAGATGTAGTTTGTATCGCTCTAGACCTGGACAATTTACAATACTATGCCGTACTGAACGGCCAGTGGCGCGATCCTGATAACCCAACGAGCCAAGATAGAGGTAGAACTCTTCGCAAACCAAGCGAAGGGGACACTGATAACACTTATATGTTCGTGGCTGAAATAGCTTATGCGAAAGACCGTGATTCATCCGATGTCTGGGAAGTCAATACTGGTAACTCAGAGTTTAAATATAAAATACCAAAAGGATTCAATCCGTATTGATCTGACATGCTTGGATTACTGCTTATCAGGACCATAAGTAATAATGTCATAACCAAATGTTCCAGCGGAAGCCGCAAACAGCGCGGCTCTCGCTGAACTCAACGTTACGATATCTATTTTTTTATCAAACCCTAAAACAACCTCAACTGCCGCCCATCCATCTTACCTAAAATATTCCAGATCTGCCGCTCCTGCAGGCCATACTTCCGGGCCAGGTCCGTCCCAGAATACCGGCCGCTATCATAATCCCGGCGGATACACTGGTCCCGCCAACTTCGCCGCCAGGTCTTCCAACCGTAGATGCGCAGGGAAATGCCGTCGAACCGTTGTGCCAACTTGAGGGCGTTACCCACGCCGATCAGCTCCGCCACCCGGCGCATGTCGCCGTTCAGATCTTCCAGTCGGGGCCAGGCATCCGGCGGTAATTCGAACGGTTCCTCCTGCCAGTTCACGGTTTGCTTGTTCCTTGCGTCTTCAGCCGATGCTCCAGGTCGGTGATGAGGATGTGTAGGGCCTCATGGTCGGTCAGCCATTCGAATCGGTCCGCACCGAACTGCTTCTTTACCCTGGAGTGGAGCTTGTTCATGTCGTAGCCCAGGGCATGCCACAGGGCCAGCACCTTGCGCTGCTGCTTAGCAGCCGGGCCGGGCTTAATCTCGATAAACTGCCTTCGAGGTCTTTTCCCTTCTCCACCTTTGTACGGGGTAGGCTTCCAGCCCTTGGCCTTGAACAGCTCGATCAGCTCCAGGGCCTGTTGTTCGGTCAACTCCTTGGCCGACTCCACCCCGAAGTTGAACCCCAGCATGTCCCGGTAGGTTTCATCACTCAGCGCCAGATCCTTCTTGGCGATATGGATCCTGGCCAATGCGCTTTTGCTCGGACTCATGTTGATCTCCATTTTGGGCGAGATATTTGCGCATGATCTCACTCATGCCGTCATCAGCATCCTGTGGGACAGAATTGAATTCCGTCCCCAGCTTATTCAACCCCAGTTGGCGAGATACCCGCTGGCTGCCGTCCACTTCCTGGTGGTGCTGGCGCTGCTCCCGCTGCGCGTCGGCCTGGTTGGCCAGCTTGTAAACAATGGAGCGCAGATAGTTGTGGTTTTTCATCGGCAGGTCCAGGGTCCCGGCCAGTTCCTGTATCCGCTCCATACCCATGACCCAGAAAACCGGTGGGCACGGCCGGTCCGCCTTGCCCTTTTCCGAGACATAGCCCTTGGCCACCAGAGCAACCAGATCCCTGGTCAACCGCTCCGCCTTGGTCGGCTGGATGGCGCAACCCGAGGCGGGCTTGAACAGGGAAAGATACTTGAGAAAGGGCTTCTGCACCGCGTGGGGTAGATCGGAAAAAGCCTGCAGCATGGCCCCGCCTTCCGCCGCATCCACAAAGCTACTCACCGGTGCCTTGTAGGCGCATCGTGGGCATTTTCCGTTTACGGGCATGGTTTACCCTATCTGTTTGCGCTCTTGGCCGGGCACTCCGGTATTCACCTCCACCTCCATTCCGGCGGCATAGCCTTTATAAAGGCTGTCTTCCTTGTTTTTCAGGTTCGTGGCCCGGCTCTTTGCTTCAATAACAAAGGGGTACCTCTGGCGGATGTATTCCTTGATCAAGCCCGCTTCCTTTTCCGATTGTGCCGGTTTGGTGATATTGCGAGCAACGCCATGCACCCAACCTTCGCAGAAGAGATCGGCCCTGGCTGTTCGGTTTGCCGCTTTCATCCTCCTGGAAAGGGTACTGATATATTGTCTCCGGGCCTGCTTGATCCTGCGCGACAGCACCACATAGAAATAGACCGCAACCTCGATTTTCTCATGTCGACCGATAAACTTACAAATCGGTTCCGCCCCCAGATAATATTGAACGAAGGGTTCAACCCCAAAGGCCGAACAGACCACATGGATAAGGCCGACATGCCAGCGTGGCTGTTTTCTGCTGGTGTTGGTCATTTTGGTGGCGACTTCACCAATAGAGGTCAACTCCACATCCTGCATGGTTAACTGGTATTCCTGCATCAACTGCTGGGCCTTGCTGACCGCATTGGCCGCTTCGTGCGGATTGGTGCTTTGGCCAAGCGCCAGCAGTTTCTTGATTTTATCCAATATTTTTCCGTCCATCTTGTTCTCCTTGGCTGCTCGTCAGATCCGGAGCACCACCTCCGGATGATTCCGACCGGCGTTGTCAAGTGGCGGTGCCTGCACCATGCAGGCCCACCGCCGGTCGGAATTTCGCTTTTTAACCCGTTTTATGCCGCTTTCTGATGGATGACAAGCGGCTCAGGAGCATTGGGCTCCTTGTCGCTTCGGCTCCAGGCCACCTTGTTGCCCTCTATCTTTCGCTCGCAGGCCGGGCACAGGCTCGTTTCCGGCGGCTTCCATTCGTTGGGGGATATTTCTCGGCCACAATCGGCACAAAGCGGGTTCATTTGCATCTTTGGTAACATCTCAAACTCCGGCAAAATCGAGGCTTATCTGCTGATAACGCCCCTGTTCATCTCGTTCATAAAAGCGGTGATACACACAAGATCCGGTCACGGTCACCGCATCGCCAATGGCGGCCATGGCCTTTTTCCAGGTGGGGTTATCGATCTTAAACTTACGTAACCCGAGGATGCGCTGGGTATTGATCTTACCCTTCTTGTCTACCTGGAAGGCGTCCTCAATCAGGGTGCGGACTTCCGAGGCCGAGGACCTGGTCCATTCCCGCAGGCACTGATCCACCAACACCTTGGCCGCCTGCAACCGTTCGTCGAACTCGATTCGTTCCGCGATCTCCCGAGTCATCCGGAAGCGGCCGTCATAGCTGGTGAGGGTAATGTTACCCTTGACGCCACCCATTTTCACGCCGTACTTCTCGGCGCTCAGATCAAGAAAGGCGTCCATGTCACCGGCAATCCTGTCCTTAAACTCGGCCAGATCTTCCTCCATGGCCTTGGCCATCTGCACGGCCCGGAGAACGAACTCATCCCGGAGCAGGTCCACCTCCTCGATCTGGGCAATGGGAACCAGGTGGCCGACTGCATTGCATTTGTAGCCCTCCGGCACGCTTTGCATGGTCATACGGCCTCCTGCGGGCATTCTGCTGCAGACATACCCCTGTAGAGGCTGATTTTCTCGCGACCCAACTCGCAGGCGTACCCGAGCCCGGCCAATTCGCGTTCATCGGGCAATCCGTTGCACGCCTGGAACATATCAACAATGCGCCGGACCTGGGCGACCGCGTCCTCTCGCTGGCCTTTGATCACCTCGGGAGTGATGAGCTGTTTTTGCAGTTCCTGGGTGACATCCCATATATGGGACAACTTCTCCTGAAGTTCCTGATCCTGGTAGGCTATACGGTGGACATTGGCTTTCAGCCCATCGAGGTTGGTACCGATTGCGGTCAACTGCTCCATCAGGTTCAACTGTTCGCTGTTCATCGTTCATGCTCCTTCATGGTTGCGACTCTTCCGGCCTGGGGGTATCCTGGCACTGGAGTCGGTTTATGGCTTTCCGCTCCACGTTTCAGGCCGGGGAATGTTCCAGCATTCTCCGGCCGTTTCTTTCCTTGTCACTCTTCATCCCTGGGGTCGGTGTTACTTGCGCAGTTCCGACACTGCTGGTACATCCGCACCCGGTGGGGGTTGGCGGTTGAAAAGGGCTTGCGCCGCTCCTCCACGCATTCGGGATAGCTGATAGTCCCCAGCACCGGACACTGCACCTCCGAGGTGCCGAACACCTCTTCAACCTTGGTGAAAAAAGGATCCAGCTGCCCCTTGTACTGCCCGGCCAGGACCTGAGAGATCGTGGCCGCGCAATATCCCAGAGCCCGGGCCACCTTCACCTGGCTGCCGTGCTTGGCCACTGCGTCCCGCAGCAAATCGAGCCGGTCTTCATTGGTCATGGTCTGCCTCCCCGTGGCTGCGCCAGCGTACCTGTTTCAGATTCGGATCCCAGACCCGCTTGGTCCGCTGGATCTGCGGGGCCAATGGCCCGGTATAGGCAGAAGGCAGAAAACGATATTCCCTGCCATTTCCCTTGAGGTAACCGGCCTTGCAGAGGTGCTTGGCATAGTCTGCGGCCGTTGATTCCTTGACCGGGCAATCCGGCAAACTGGCAGCCACCGCCAATTCACGCGGGGTAAAGACCCGCAGGATGCGCATGGCCTCCCACATATTCCGTCGGCCATCGCCCTGGGTGACCGGGGTTCCATCCTTACGTACCCGTGGCGCTTCCACGCCCACATCGTTGATCAGCTCCCAGACAGTGCCCGCATTGCTTCCCGCTGCCCGTTCCATGCGTAGCAGATATTGCGCCTTCTCCAGCCCGGAGACATATTCCCGCACGCTATCCATACTGAGCAGAGTTTCATTGCGTAGCTCCCGCAGGGTGAACCGCTGCATCCGCCTGATCGCCTCCCAAAGGGCCTGGCGGGAGTCGAGCCCGTTTCTCTTGTCCACCGGTTTAAGCGCCATGCCGCCTCCTTCTGGTGCCGCCCACCAGGAACTCCCGGTCACCCCAGTCCTGCAATGAAACCGTATTCAGGCCGACATCGGATGCGAACTGAGCCACCTGGGCCAGGTTGAGGCAGACGCGACCGGCGGATCCGGCGCTGACCTCGGTGATTTTTGAGAGCAGATCATGGCCGATTTCCACCTCGGGGTGATATAACCGCCGCAGATGGGCGGCATCCTCGATATCCACCGGCACCGCCTGCACCCACTCCAAAACCCTCCGGTGGAACCGTTCCCACCGCTTGAGCTTGTCATAGACGTTCTGCTCACCGATCAGGAGGATGACCGCGCCGGAGCCCTCGAAAATATCCCGGATCAGCTCCACGCTCTTTTTCTCCACCAGCTTGTCCAGCTCGTCGACGATCAACGGTCGGCCGCTCTTGGCCATCTGCTCGCAGACCTGTTCCGCCATCTCCCAGACCCGTTGTTTGGGATGGATGCCCATGGTCTGGAGGATGTAGTGGAGGATCGCCCGGCTGTTCCAGGTCTCCTGGCACTGGATGTAGTAGCCCCGATACTTGAGGCTGACATAGGTGGCAGCCTTGGACTTGCCCCAGCCTGCCGGGCCGTACATGCACACCATGCCGGGCAGGTGGCCGGGCCGCTGCATGGCCCGTTCCACCGCGCTGGCGCAGAGGCTGACATTGGCCAGCGGCGCCACCGTGTACGCCGTGGCATCCGTTTTCTTGCCTTTTTCTTCCATCAGTACTATTCTCCTGATTGTTGTTCCGCTTGAGACATCGGAAACACTTCCTTATGGGGCCGTGCGCCAACACGGCCCTGTTTTTTCATCCCTGCCGAACCCCCAGCTGCTCTTCCACCTCGACAAAGGTCCGATAGGTGGCCGAGTTCCTGAAGCTCTCGTAAAATCGCACGGCCCGTTCCTCCAGCACCTCGCCCCCGCGCATCCGGCCATCCAACTCCCGCCACAGGCGAAACATGTCGCGATCGTTTGCAGGGATGACAAAGGGCTCCGGTTTGTTCATTTCCAGGGCCAGCTTGTCCCTGGCATCCTTCAGCTCAGACCGATCCTCACTGGCGGGGAAAAGTTGCAGTACCTCGCATTTGGGCCTTGGCCCAGGAGTGATATCGATAATGCCATTGCATTCCTCACGGATGAGGTCGAGCTGTTGCTGCTTGATTGCTTCCCGGCGCTTGGTGCGTTTTTCCTGGGCCTGTTCCACCATGGGTTTGGGGAAGAAGTCGACCCGGTTCTTCTCGAACATGGCATAACAATAGAGCCGACCCTCTTGGTCATAGATCTGGACCTTGGTGGCATCGTTGGGGAAGTAGGCCACCTGCACGCTTTGGCCTTCGATGTGGGCCAGGTCCGCGTTGAAATAGTGGTTGTTGCTCAACTGCACCATCGACCGCACCACCTTGCGCTCAACTCTTGGCAGCCAGAGGATTTCGACCTCGGCCTCGGTAAGCTGGCATTCCCTCGGATCCCAACCGTCGGTCACATGCCAGGCCCAGCACTCCAGAGGAGTCATGTGGCGTTTGCGGCCGGTCTCGGGATCGTTGATTTTGGGCAGGCTGGAGTGGGGCCTCCGGTTGTAGGTATCCACCGTGTCCTGGCAGAACTCGAGAAACTGCGGCCAGCTGATCAGGTGCTCGCTGGTGCCTTTTTTCTCAATGTCGCGCTGCATTACGATGTAGAGGTTGCGCTTGGTGCTTTTGTCCATCTCCTTGCCGGTGAAGGTTGCCAGTTGCTTGGCGCTGCGGATCCACATGGTCCGGTTGGGCCGTTCGATCACGCCGTGGCCCTGGGGATTGCCCGGACGGCCTTTGGTGAAAGTGGTGCCGATCCGGGCAAAGAGCCCTGTTTTGTCGTCGGTGTTGACGCCTGCCATGTTGCCCGAGCCGCCGTCGGTGTAGACGATGCCGAAGATGCCGCCATAGGGTTTGCTCTCGCTGACCATGGCCGCATCGCGAATGGCCCCGGCAACGGTAAGTGCCGATTCCGCCAAACCGGCCGACCAACCGGTCACCACCTTGGTGGCCACGTCGATGATGGCGCAGACCTCGGGATGAAACGGGCGACCATGCACCGGATGGGCGACCTTGGCCTTGTAGCTGTGGCCGTCGCAGCAGCCGATGGTCATGGGGCGGTAACCGCTGGTATCCCGTTGCCAGTATCCCTTGAGCGCCTGATAGGCGGCGCCGGTCTTGCGGCCTTTTTCCCGTTCGAGCCGGGAGCGTTTGTTATGGAAGCGGAGCACCTGGTGATAGGAGGGCATGGTCATGCCTTCGGGCAGGATCTTGGTCATTTGTTCCATGGCTTCGGGGATGGTCGGGTTGGAGGGCTTCTGGTAGCACTGGATGAAGAAGCCGGCCCATTCGGGGATCCCGGCTTTCTCCATCGGTTTGGGCGCCAGGGCGATGATGCCGTATCGGCGCACAGATCGTTGCCAGCCTAGAACAAGCGAGCGGGAAAGTGCGCGAACCTGCCCCTTGCGGGCATTGGCCAGGGTCACGCAGTGCATCAGGTGTTCTGGCAAGGCTTGCTCTTTTGCCAGATCCACCAGGGCGTCCACGGCTCGATTGGTGCCATGAAGTTTCTGCAGCTTTTCAAATTCCCGGAACAGGGTGACGCGAGCATCGAAGATCTCCCTTTGCCAGCCCTTGAGGCTTGAGAGTTTCTGGTCGGTCTTTTCCTTGATCACCAGATCCTTGTCCTTGGCCGGAGGCGGGGCGTATTGGAAATGGAGGGCGGCCTGGGTCTCTGCCGGAAGGGATGAAAGATGGTATTCCTTGCCGCCGCCTTGGCCCTGGCGGTAACGGGCCATCCAGTGTTCCTTCCGGGCTCTTCTGCTCACCGATTGCGGCGCGGAAGGCATGCCGGGCAGCCCGGCAAGTTCGATCGGCTTGTACCATTGTTTCATGCGGCCCTCCGCATGTCATCGGGGAGAGCGAGGTATTTTCTCGGACAGCCTTGCTCCTTGAGCCAGGATAGGACCTTGCGGTTGTTTTCCTGGCCCTCGATGGTGGCCCAGACGGTCTTGTTATCCCGGTAACCGAGGGCTTTCTGGATAGTGGCCAGCTTGAATCCGTTACGCTTCAGCCACACCCGAATTTCGACGCTGTTCCGTTTCATCTCATGCCTGCAGGTTGGTGGGTTCGAGCAGTAGATCATCGAATATCTCCTTTGCCTGGGCATCATTTTCGTACTCGCCGAACACCAGCCAGTTGCCTCCATCTTCCAGCTTTTCGATCATGGTTTTGTTGCTGCCGATGCGGTAGATGCCAAAACCGGCGGACAGGAGCTTTTCCAGGTTGTTGGCCCTCCAGGGGATCTTCCGGTCGCGCATGGTCTGTTCCCCGCATTCACCCACCACCTTGGCCAGGTTCGTTAGGGTGGAGAAGACCGTCTCCCGTGCGGTATGCTTCCAGCCAGCCTGCCGTTCGATCTCGATTTGTTCGAGGAAGTCCTCCCAGGCCTGGATGAATTCCGCCGATTGCCGGGTTGTTTCGGCCGGTTTTCGTGGCTTGATCTTTTTGCCGGCGTTTTTGATGGCTCCGCCAACCTGCTCGCCCTTGAAAGTCTTCACCGCGTTCTTCACTGTTTTGGCGGTGAGCTTGAGTGGTTGCTGGCTCGGGATGATGCGCTTGGATTCAATGAGCTGCCCCCAAACCTGTTTCTGTTCCTCCGGCTCCAGCCTTGCCAGCTCGCGGGCCTGGGACTCGTTGGCAGGCATCAGGTCCCAATCGATGCTGCCGTCGTCTCTCACGCCAATTGGCGTGAGATTCTCGATGACCCTGGAGGCGGAAATGAGGCGGTCAGCGTACTGAAAGCTCATGTCCCACAACTCCCGGCAGTAGCCTTCCCAGGTACGGCCGTCATCATTGCGGTACAATCGGCTCTCGCGGATCTCCAGCAGGGCGTTGCCTACGGCCACATAGGCCAGGAAGTTCTCGCGGATAATGGATTCGAGTGCCGTGAGTCGGGTATGTTCCGCTTGGGTTAAGGGTTTGTCTTCGATGATCAGTTCCATGCCTGCTCCTTAGAGTTCAGCTTTGATTTTTTTCATCATCGCCTGCTTCTGTTTGACCTCCAGGTCCAGCTCGGCGAGCTGCAGCAGCTTGGCCTGTTTGTCGTCAATGATCCTCCAGCCAAGGGGCGCCACCATGACCTGCATCGGTTCGATGCTGTTCACAGCCGCGCAGAACACCGGCAGGGCCTTGATCGGAATTACCCGCTCCTTGTCCTCTGGATTCAGCCATTTCTCGAAAGTGGCCATGGTTAGGTTCGGCCCGGTACCCTTCACCAGCCGAACCCCGTAGCGGTCAGCCAGTTGGTTGATCCGGTCGCAGAGTTCTTCCCTGGACAACCCGGTTGCCTCGGCCGCTTGAGCCATCGCGGTTTTTAAATCCCGCAGGATGTTCAGGGTTGGTGCGGTGCTGAAGAGACCGAGCTGGGTTGCCATCAGCTGCGCTCCTCGTAAAGCCGTTGGGTAAGCTTTACGGCCTGCTCCAGGGTGAAAAAGCTGTACTTGTATCCTTTCCGCCCATGCCAACGTCCATCAACACGCAACCGGAAATACTGTTGCCAGTATTCCCGGTTGCGCAGTGGTGGATGAGGATGCATGGTTTGCTTGTACGGATCCCAGTTGTGTCTCCATTGCTCCGCGAGATAGAGTTCAATCCGCAGTGGTTTTTTGCCTTCCATCGAGGCATTTCCCCACCGCCAGATAATGTCGGGGATCCTCATTTCACTCATTGTGCCGCTTGCCAAATTGCTGGGGTTATCATTTCCACACTTATTCGCTCGGCTATTACCTGCACGGCTGGGAGGTAACCGCCGCCGAGCTGGTTTTTTCTACCGTCCGCCATATTCAACCTCCACTGTCTGGGATAAGTTGCACTCGGACATTGAACCTTTCATGCCCGTCGTGTAGATTTCTTGGTAACCCTCCCGTTTTTGCGGGACCGTAAAAATGGATTTATCTTAAATTTTGGTACCAGTCAACCCAATTTTGGGTGTTCAACTTCCAAAAAAGTTACCTTTCCTGTTGTGCGCCAATAATATATCATTAAAACAGGTGGTTACTGAGAAGCTGAACACTGCCAAACATAGTTAAACTTAGGTTCAACTTTTTATGACAGAAGATGAACAATCCTATCTTGTTGAAGTGGGATGTAGAATTGCTAAAATTCGCGGGGAAAAGACCCAGCCTGAATTTGCTGAAGAGCTAGGGATTAGCAAGAACACCTTGCTCCGTTATGAAAAAGGGTACTCGGTACCAGATCTGGTGATCGTTCGCAAAATTTGTACTTTGACCGGAGCGTCATTAGAGTGGCTAGTCAACGGCGACCAATGTCATTCCTGTGAAATTGCAGCCACTGGTAAATCTAGCGAAAGATCTTCATGCGCCATAAATCACCTTGAAGACCCCTTTATCACAGACATAAAGCTCTGGCTTAACGAGATGACCAGCGATGACCCTGGCTGGCGAGTGTGGTTTAAAATGGAAATTTTGAGCAAAATTCCAATGTTCAAAGAGTGGTGGGAAAAAAAACGCGGAGGTGACGCATCTAAGCAATCAAACGCAGCATAGCAGAAAAAATATTTCGATACCTCAAACGGAAGAGGTGTGCCATAATTTATTAGCGTGCCCTAAAAGAAATTTTCAGCATCGCCGCTGCCACAAGAAAAAAACCTAGGAGCGAGGTTCCAAATCTTGCGCAAGTAAAACACCCAAAAAATTTAAAAATGCAGCATTAGGTTCAAAACTGGCTGCAAATCACCGACCGCAACCATTACACCCAGAATCAAACCGCAATAGCCCGATAATAGGGCCATCCCGCATCAATTCATATCAACCCACATCACCCCAGGTCTAGGTGCAGAAACAACTGCTAAGGGACTGTAACAAATCAATTTTTGAGTAAGCTCGCTATAGGGAGACACGTAAACGTAGAAACTTTCCTGCTGGCTCTGGTGGGATCCGGGTTATACCGGGTTGATACGTGGCAATATGGGATCGGCCCTTGAATATCGGGCGATTGCGGGCGGTTCAGGATTTCATGGGCCTTGGTGATTGTGGCTTTTCAAATTTTTTTTCGGACAAATTTCTAAAACAAGAAACTTTTCGATTTTCGGCAAATCTCAGACGTTTTTTGCACGTAAATCGAGATAACTGGAGTTTGGAGTTTCATGGTTAAGCCACCGTCACGATGGCGGTGCCGGATGAGTTACCCTATTGTTCCTTTCTCTCCGTTTCCTGGACTTTTTTCCTGAATCGGCAGTATTGCCCGATTTTCCAAGGAGTGAACCGGGTTCGAATTTTCGGCATGTCGGGTTCCACCAGTCCCGAACCCGGACATGGCTGAAAAACATCCGTAGTCCCAAGCGAATCTGGCCGGCGGTCACCAGGGCCTTTTTCCGCCATGGCGTCAGTTGCAGCAGTCCGTGCATCTGCTCGCTGCAATACATGCTCAGCAGTTGCGGCAGGGCATAGGCGGCCGAAAGGATCTGAGTCCAGCGGTGCAGCACTTGGCGGGACTGCTGCCATGCCTCGCGCCAGCCCCAACCGTTCTTCATCTGGTTGAAGAGGTCTTCGATGGCCCAGCGGCGGGCGTAGAACTTGAACACCTCGTCTGCACTCAGCTGACTGTTGGTGGAGATGAGCAGGCGTGGCTTACTGAGCTTGCCATCCTCGTCTTCGAACTGCATCCACACGGCCCTGACCCGATGGCCGCGAAGGAATTTAGCCAGGCAGACAGCACTCCGGTAGCGTACCCATTGCCACTTGCCGTAGAGGAACAGCCAATGGCGTACCTCCGGCAAAAGAGCAACCTCATCCGGGGTGTATTTGGCGCCATACTTGGCCGGCCGCCCCCGTTTGCCGGTGGCCACTGGAAGCGCGTACAGCGCCGTATCCCGTCGGACCTGGCCGATCACCTGAAAGCCAAGGGCCAGGACAAAGGCGA
Coding sequences within it:
- a CDS encoding Mor transcription activator family protein, encoding MNWQEEPFELPPDAWPRLEDLNGDMRRVAELIGVGNALKLAQRFDGISLRIYGWKTWRRSWRDQCIRRDYDSGRYSGTDLARKYGLQERQIWNILGKMDGRQLRLF
- a CDS encoding regulatory protein GemA; translation: MSPSKSALARIHIAKKDLALSDETYRDMLGFNFGVESAKELTEQQALELIELFKAKGWKPTPYKGGEGKRPRRQFIEIKPGPAAKQQRKVLALWHALGYDMNKLHSRVKKQFGADRFEWLTDHEALHILITDLEHRLKTQGTSKP
- a CDS encoding DUF2786 domain-containing protein, which gives rise to MDGKILDKIKKLLALGQSTNPHEAANAVSKAQQLMQEYQLTMQDVELTSIGEVATKMTNTSRKQPRWHVGLIHVVCSAFGVEPFVQYYLGAEPICKFIGRHEKIEVAVYFYVVLSRRIKQARRQYISTLSRRMKAANRTARADLFCEGWVHGVARNITKPAQSEKEAGLIKEYIRQRYPFVIEAKSRATNLKNKEDSLYKGYAAGMEVEVNTGVPGQERKQIG
- a CDS encoding DUF3164 family protein → MTMQSVPEGYKCNAVGHLVPIAQIEEVDLLRDEFVLRAVQMAKAMEEDLAEFKDRIAGDMDAFLDLSAEKYGVKMGGVKGNITLTSYDGRFRMTREIAERIEFDERLQAAKVLVDQCLREWTRSSASEVRTLIEDAFQVDKKGKINTQRILGLRKFKIDNPTWKKAMAAIGDAVTVTGSCVYHRFYERDEQGRYQQISLDFAGV
- a CDS encoding AAA family ATPase, whose translation is MEEKGKKTDATAYTVAPLANVSLCASAVERAMQRPGHLPGMVCMYGPAGWGKSKAATYVSLKYRGYYIQCQETWNSRAILHYILQTMGIHPKQRVWEMAEQVCEQMAKSGRPLIVDELDKLVEKKSVELIRDIFEGSGAVILLIGEQNVYDKLKRWERFHRRVLEWVQAVPVDIEDAAHLRRLYHPEVEIGHDLLSKITEVSAGSAGRVCLNLAQVAQFASDVGLNTVSLQDWGDREFLVGGTRRRRHGA
- a CDS encoding Mu transposase C-terminal domain-containing protein; this translates as MKQWYKPIELAGLPGMPSAPQSVSRRARKEHWMARYRQGQGGGKEYHLSSLPAETQAALHFQYAPPPAKDKDLVIKEKTDQKLSSLKGWQREIFDARVTLFREFEKLQKLHGTNRAVDALVDLAKEQALPEHLMHCVTLANARKGQVRALSRSLVLGWQRSVRRYGIIALAPKPMEKAGIPEWAGFFIQCYQKPSNPTIPEAMEQMTKILPEGMTMPSYHQVLRFHNKRSRLEREKGRKTGAAYQALKGYWQRDTSGYRPMTIGCCDGHSYKAKVAHPVHGRPFHPEVCAIIDVATKVVTGWSAGLAESALTVAGAIRDAAMVSESKPYGGIFGIVYTDGGSGNMAGVNTDDKTGLFARIGTTFTKGRPGNPQGHGVIERPNRTMWIRSAKQLATFTGKEMDKSTKRNLYIVMQRDIEKKGTSEHLISWPQFLEFCQDTVDTYNRRPHSSLPKINDPETGRKRHMTPLECWAWHVTDGWDPRECQLTEAEVEILWLPRVERKVVRSMVQLSNNHYFNADLAHIEGQSVQVAYFPNDATKVQIYDQEGRLYCYAMFEKNRVDFFPKPMVEQAQEKRTKRREAIKQQQLDLIREECNGIIDITPGPRPKCEVLQLFPASEDRSELKDARDKLALEMNKPEPFVIPANDRDMFRLWRELDGRMRGGEVLEERAVRFYESFRNSATYRTFVEVEEQLGVRQG
- a CDS encoding helix-turn-helix transcriptional regulator: MTEDEQSYLVEVGCRIAKIRGEKTQPEFAEELGISKNTLLRYEKGYSVPDLVIVRKICTLTGASLEWLVNGDQCHSCEIAATGKSSERSSCAINHLEDPFITDIKLWLNEMTSDDPGWRVWFKMEILSKIPMFKEWWEKKRGGDASKQSNAA
- a CDS encoding transposase; amino-acid sequence: MGNKGYGSIPGTLFECITFLARALPVRSVPTFIELLIGAMLTQTGFVTGAWLAIRPRRSWSAYYKWLQEGKWSWVALGVQMARMVVTFFPQLVWFLIIDDTFVYRASRKAPGSGIYHQHGNKANRPQYARGQCWVSMALSVTRGKKHSAIPLLSRLMRTDGNTGKLDAAKVLLRTVARVFTGKKVCLLVDSWYMKYPLIAFVLALGFQVIGQVRRDTALYALPVATGKRGRPAKYGAKYTPDEVALLPEVRHWLFLYGKWQWVRYRSAVCLAKFLRGHRVRAVWMQFEDEDGKLSKPRLLISTNSQLSADEVFKFYARRWAIEDLFNQMKNGWGWREAWQQSRQVLHRWTQILSAAYALPQLLSMYCSEQMHGLLQLTPWRKKALVTAGQIRLGLRMFFSHVRVRDWWNPTCRKFEPGSLLGKSGNTADSGKKSRKRRERNNRVTHPAPPS